A single Thermaerobacter sp. FW80 DNA region contains:
- a CDS encoding Rne/Rng family ribonuclease: MRKSILITVEPDETRVAVLEDDRLVEVYHERPSTQRVAGNIYKGRVENVLPGMQAAFVNIGLERNAFLYVADAVPRGEEAEDDDLPDDLRHASIADVLHPGQEIIVQVAKEPTGTKGARVTRRITLPGRLLVLMPGVQYVGVSRRIHDERERQRLKQLAQRLQPPGAGLIVRTAAEGRSEAELRSDVEYLTRLWADIQRRARRERAPVLLYRDLGLVFRVVRDMLTPEVERVLIDDPDEYHRVLELVGALAAPLRDRIQLYRDREVGLFEQFGVNEEIERALKRRVWLKSGGYLVIDQTEALTAIDVNTGKFVGSKDLADTVFRTNMEAAAEIARQLRLRDIGGIIVIDFIDMDDPAHRRRVVEELERHLARDPTKATVLGITGLGLVEMTRKKGRRSLLEQLTRECPYCDGRGRVLSEESAARRIRREIQRILRHAASEAILVEVHPSVASLLIGAGGANLRELERQTGRSVFIRGREDVHLEGMNLVALGSRAEVERQALPVHAGQRLELEVEERHAHNQQDGIARIEGYVIDIQGAGDRVGQRVLVEITRAHRTYARARVVS; encoded by the coding sequence ATGCGCAAATCCATCCTGATCACGGTGGAGCCCGACGAGACGCGGGTCGCCGTGCTCGAAGACGACCGCCTGGTGGAGGTGTACCACGAGCGTCCCTCCACCCAGCGCGTGGCGGGCAACATCTACAAGGGCCGCGTGGAGAACGTGCTCCCCGGCATGCAGGCCGCGTTCGTCAACATCGGTCTCGAGCGCAACGCCTTCCTCTACGTCGCCGATGCCGTGCCCCGCGGCGAGGAGGCCGAGGACGACGACCTGCCCGACGACCTCCGCCACGCCTCCATCGCCGACGTCCTCCACCCCGGCCAGGAGATCATCGTCCAGGTCGCCAAGGAGCCGACGGGGACCAAGGGGGCGCGGGTGACGCGGCGCATCACCCTGCCGGGTCGGTTGCTGGTCCTGATGCCCGGGGTCCAGTACGTCGGCGTCTCCCGCCGCATCCACGACGAGCGCGAGCGCCAGCGCCTCAAGCAACTGGCCCAGCGCCTGCAGCCGCCGGGCGCCGGCCTGATCGTCCGCACGGCGGCCGAAGGGCGCAGCGAGGCGGAGCTGCGCAGCGACGTGGAGTACCTGACCCGGCTCTGGGCGGACATCCAGCGACGGGCGCGGCGGGAGCGCGCGCCGGTGCTGCTCTACCGCGACCTGGGTCTGGTCTTCCGCGTGGTCCGGGACATGCTGACGCCCGAGGTCGAGCGGGTGCTGATCGACGATCCCGACGAGTACCACCGGGTGCTGGAACTGGTCGGCGCCCTGGCCGCGCCGCTGCGCGACCGGATCCAGCTCTACCGGGACCGGGAGGTCGGCCTGTTCGAGCAGTTCGGCGTCAACGAGGAGATCGAGCGGGCCCTCAAGCGGCGGGTGTGGCTCAAGAGCGGCGGCTACCTGGTGATCGACCAGACCGAGGCGCTGACGGCCATCGACGTCAACACCGGCAAGTTCGTCGGGTCCAAGGATCTGGCGGACACCGTGTTCCGGACGAACATGGAGGCGGCGGCGGAGATCGCGCGCCAGCTGCGCCTGCGGGACATCGGCGGGATCATCGTCATCGACTTCATCGACATGGACGACCCGGCCCACCGCCGGCGGGTGGTGGAGGAGCTGGAGCGGCACCTGGCGCGGGACCCCACCAAGGCGACGGTGCTGGGCATCACCGGCCTCGGCTTGGTGGAGATGACCCGCAAGAAGGGGCGGCGCAGCCTGCTGGAACAGCTCACCCGCGAATGCCCCTATTGCGACGGGCGCGGGCGGGTCCTCAGCGAGGAGAGCGCGGCCCGCCGCATCCGGCGGGAGATCCAGCGGATCCTGCGCCACGCGGCCAGCGAGGCGATCCTGGTCGAGGTGCACCCCTCGGTGGCGTCGCTGCTGATTGGCGCCGGCGGGGCGAACCTGCGCGAGCTGGAGCGGCAGACGGGGCGCAGCGTGTTCATCCGCGGGCGGGAGGACGTCCACCTGGAGGGGATGAACCTGGTGGCCCTGGGCAGCCGCGCGGAGGTGGAGCGGCAGGCCCTGCCCGTCCACGCCGGCCAGCGCCTGGAGCTCGAGGTGGAGGAGCGCCACGCCCACAATCAGCAGGACGGCATCGCGCGGATCGAGGGCTACGTGATCGACATCCAGGGGGCGGGCGACCGGGTGGGCCAGCGGGTGCTGGTGGAGATCACCCGCGCCCACCGCACCTATGCCCGGGCCCGGGTGGTGTCGTGA
- the obgE gene encoding GTPase ObgE yields the protein MRPLPEFVDEAEIYVEGGTGGNGAVSFRREKYVPRGGPDGGDGGRGGDVVLVVDPSLTTLADLRYRRHYRAGRGGHGEGGNRQGRRGDDCYVRVPPGTVVRDRDTGAVLADLADPGQRVVVARGGRGGRGNARFATPQRQAPRFAERGEPGERRWLKLELRLLADVGLVGWPNAGKSSLLARISAARPKVAAYPFTTLAPNLGVVHRGPGRSFVVADIPGLIEGAHQGVGLGHEFLRHIQRTRVLIYVVDAAATEGRDPRQDLATLRDELHAYEPALLERPGVVAANKVDLPTAAEHLSRLEEAARRWGLEMLPVSAATGEGIDRLLDRVEALLARAPAPQPLPAEARKVYRAGPDPRRIEVRREPDGAWTLHGPLLDRWVAMTDFANEEAVRWLLRRMERLGAEEALRAAGARNGDTVRLGPMELLLGDERGATEPDDADGGDAPAGARGGPEAPRHGR from the coding sequence GTGAGACCGTTGCCCGAGTTCGTCGACGAGGCCGAGATCTACGTCGAGGGAGGAACCGGCGGCAACGGGGCCGTCAGCTTCCGCCGCGAGAAGTACGTGCCCCGCGGGGGGCCCGACGGCGGCGACGGCGGCCGCGGCGGCGACGTGGTGCTGGTGGTCGACCCGTCCCTGACCACCCTGGCCGATCTGCGCTACCGGCGGCACTACCGGGCCGGGCGCGGGGGCCACGGGGAGGGGGGCAACCGCCAGGGCCGACGCGGAGACGACTGCTACGTGCGGGTCCCTCCGGGCACGGTGGTGCGGGACCGCGACACCGGGGCCGTCCTGGCGGATCTGGCCGATCCGGGCCAGCGCGTGGTGGTGGCCCGCGGCGGGCGGGGCGGCCGGGGCAACGCCCGGTTCGCCACCCCGCAGCGGCAGGCGCCGCGGTTCGCCGAGCGGGGCGAGCCGGGCGAGCGGCGATGGCTGAAGCTGGAACTGCGGCTGCTGGCCGACGTGGGCCTCGTCGGCTGGCCCAACGCGGGCAAGTCGAGCCTCCTGGCTCGGATCTCCGCCGCGCGGCCGAAGGTGGCGGCGTATCCGTTCACCACCCTGGCGCCGAACCTGGGCGTGGTCCACCGCGGTCCGGGCCGCAGCTTCGTCGTGGCGGACATCCCGGGCCTGATCGAGGGCGCCCACCAGGGCGTGGGGCTCGGGCACGAGTTCCTGCGCCACATCCAGCGGACCCGGGTCCTGATCTACGTGGTCGACGCCGCCGCCACGGAGGGGCGCGACCCACGGCAGGACCTGGCCACCCTGCGGGACGAACTGCACGCCTATGAGCCTGCCCTGCTGGAGCGGCCGGGCGTGGTGGCGGCGAACAAGGTCGACCTGCCGACGGCGGCGGAGCACCTGTCCCGGCTGGAGGAGGCGGCGCGCCGCTGGGGACTCGAGATGCTGCCCGTCTCCGCCGCCACGGGCGAGGGCATCGATCGCCTGCTCGATCGGGTGGAGGCGCTCCTGGCGCGGGCGCCCGCCCCGCAGCCGCTGCCCGCCGAGGCACGCAAGGTCTACCGCGCCGGTCCCGATCCCCGGCGCATCGAGGTCCGCCGGGAGCCGGACGGTGCGTGGACGCTCCACGGGCCGTTGCTGGACCGCTGGGTGGCGATGACGGACTTCGCCAACGAGGAGGCCGTGCGCTGGCTCCTGCGGCGGATGGAGCGCCTTGGCGCCGAGGAGGCGCTGCGCGCAGCGGGGGCGCGCAACGGCGACACCGTGCGGCTGGGACCGATGGAGCTGCTCCTGGGCGACGAGCGCGGGGCCACGGAACCGGACGATGCCGACGGTGGGGACGCCCCGGCGGGCGCCCGGGGCGGGCCGGAGGCGCCCCGGCACGGCCGCTGA
- a CDS encoding Spo0B domain-containing protein, with the protein MADAGCCDPTWGIAMTERDVPQAAPGGPGEPGEGAAEGLVRVVRAWRHGAVNRLQVALGWLQMGRPERAAEALDRWCRQLQWEGAALRQWPPEVAALYLIWRARCEEAGIEVMWQPPLRQATGCRHPTGRGAGHGRSGAIAEPAGGRGRGEGAPAEADRGGGAQAAAPPSVAGAIDRAPVAPAARDDRAETEAGIVAQVAAALEAAWAAGRTAPGSRIWLRWDGSAGVLRWGLEAVSGAAGPR; encoded by the coding sequence GTGGCCGACGCGGGGTGCTGCGATCCGACGTGGGGGATCGCCATGACGGAGCGGGACGTGCCGCAGGCGGCTCCAGGGGGGCCGGGGGAGCCGGGGGAGGGGGCCGCCGAGGGGCTCGTGCGCGTGGTGCGGGCTTGGCGCCATGGCGCCGTCAACCGGCTGCAGGTCGCCCTGGGCTGGCTCCAGATGGGCCGCCCCGAGCGGGCGGCCGAGGCGCTGGACCGATGGTGCCGGCAGCTCCAGTGGGAGGGGGCCGCCCTGCGGCAGTGGCCGCCGGAGGTGGCGGCCCTGTATCTGATCTGGCGCGCCCGCTGCGAGGAGGCCGGCATCGAGGTGATGTGGCAGCCGCCCCTTCGCCAGGCGACCGGCTGCCGCCACCCGACCGGCCGCGGCGCGGGTCACGGCCGGTCGGGTGCGATCGCTGAGCCGGCAGGTGGCCGCGGCCGGGGTGAGGGCGCCCCCGCGGAGGCGGACCGTGGTGGAGGGGCACAGGCCGCAGCCCCGCCGTCCGTTGCCGGCGCCATCGACCGGGCCCCGGTCGCTCCGGCGGCGCGCGACGACCGCGCCGAGACGGAGGCCGGGATCGTCGCTCAGGTGGCCGCCGCCCTGGAGGCGGCCTGGGCGGCGGGGCGGACCGCCCCCGGCTCCCGCATCTGGCTTCGCTGGGACGGCTCCGCAGGGGTGTTGCGCTGGGGACTGGAAGCGGTGTCCGGCGCCGCCGGGCCGAGGTGA
- a CDS encoding ribosomal-processing cysteine protease Prp, whose amino-acid sequence MIRAVFYRDGQGAITRFEISGHAGFAERGEDIVCAAVSALSQAAILGLEEVLDLVPEVELDEEGRLVCQLPAEVPADVARAAQAILETARVGIQAIAGEYDDYVRVEERRSGGR is encoded by the coding sequence GTGATCCGGGCCGTGTTCTACCGCGACGGCCAGGGCGCCATCACCCGGTTCGAGATCAGCGGGCATGCGGGCTTCGCCGAGCGGGGCGAGGACATCGTCTGTGCCGCCGTGTCCGCCCTGAGCCAGGCGGCGATCCTGGGGCTGGAAGAGGTGCTCGATCTGGTGCCCGAGGTAGAGCTGGACGAGGAGGGCCGCCTCGTCTGCCAGCTGCCGGCGGAGGTGCCGGCCGACGTGGCCCGGGCGGCCCAAGCCATCCTGGAGACGGCACGGGTGGGCATCCAGGCCATCGCCGGCGAGTACGACGACTACGTGCGCGTGGAGGAACGCCGCAGCGGAGGGAGGTGA
- the nadD gene encoding nicotinate-nucleotide adenylyltransferase, with translation MARGLEEWLAPRRDGRPLQLGVLGGTFDPIHIGHLVAAEAARTHFGLDRVLFVPAGRPPHKDPAAVTEAEHRYRMTVLATAGNPHFYTTRLELDREGPSYTIDTLRQLSAMAGPRATVYFIAGADSVITLPSWRGGLSLLDVCRLIVVTRPGLPGAALQRFLDALPAARRSRVHVLPIPEIGISSTELRERVAAGRSIRYLVPAAVEDYVYKYGLYRASAPGAAEGRAPGPGGPDDAPAGGSPPPGPGGAADGNGAAPAAGWAAGGDDPGAAQAGGGAVRT, from the coding sequence GTGGCCAGAGGGCTCGAGGAGTGGCTGGCGCCCCGCCGGGACGGCCGGCCGCTGCAACTGGGCGTGCTGGGGGGGACCTTCGACCCCATCCACATCGGTCACCTCGTGGCGGCGGAGGCGGCCCGCACCCACTTCGGCCTGGATCGGGTCCTCTTCGTCCCCGCCGGCCGCCCACCCCACAAGGACCCGGCGGCGGTCACCGAGGCGGAGCACCGGTACCGCATGACGGTGCTGGCTACCGCCGGGAACCCTCACTTCTACACGACCCGCCTCGAGCTGGACCGCGAAGGGCCCTCGTACACCATCGACACGTTGCGGCAGCTCTCCGCCATGGCCGGCCCGCGTGCCACCGTCTACTTCATCGCCGGGGCCGACTCCGTGATCACCTTGCCCTCCTGGCGCGGCGGGCTCAGCCTGCTGGACGTCTGTCGGCTGATCGTGGTGACCCGGCCGGGTCTTCCCGGGGCGGCCCTGCAGCGGTTCCTCGATGCCCTGCCGGCGGCGCGGCGTTCGCGCGTCCACGTGCTGCCCATCCCCGAGATCGGCATCTCGTCCACGGAGCTGCGCGAGCGGGTGGCGGCGGGCCGTTCCATCCGGTACCTGGTGCCGGCGGCCGTCGAGGACTACGTCTACAAATATGGGCTCTACCGGGCCTCCGCACCGGGCGCGGCGGAGGGGCGCGCCCCCGGGCCGGGGGGACCCGACGACGCACCGGCGGGCGGCTCACCCCCGCCCGGTCCCGGCGGCGCGGCGGACGGGAACGGTGCGGCGCCGGCCGCGGGGTGGGCCGCGGGCGGTGACGACCCCGGTGCGGCGCAGGCCGGAGGGGGCGCGGTCCGGACATGA
- the rplU gene encoding 50S ribosomal protein L21 yields MYAIIETGGKQYRVQEGDVLLIEKLPAAENETVVFDRVLAVKQGDEFRVGTPVVEGARVTGHVLGHGRSRKIIVFKYRAKVNYRRKRGHRQPFTRVKIDRIEA; encoded by the coding sequence ATGTACGCCATCATCGAGACGGGCGGCAAGCAATACCGGGTGCAGGAGGGCGACGTGCTGCTGATCGAGAAGCTGCCCGCCGCGGAGAACGAGACGGTGGTCTTCGACCGGGTGCTGGCGGTCAAGCAGGGCGACGAGTTCCGCGTCGGGACGCCGGTGGTGGAGGGCGCGCGGGTCACCGGCCACGTGCTGGGTCACGGCCGCAGCCGCAAGATCATCGTCTTCAAGTATCGCGCCAAGGTGAACTACCGGCGCAAGCGGGGGCACCGCCAGCCCTTCACCCGGGTGAAGATCGACCGCATCGAGGCGTGA
- a CDS encoding LCP family protein — MPLIDPLAGEPKRRRRKAGRVLLVLVALLAAGGVAAAGWLGSTLYTFFHSVQQVPTESASQQPPGLIVDRPLNILILGVDAGAGAGEPAAPQRSDTIMLARVDPHTGRVGLLSIPRDTRVPIPGRPHPEKIAHAHAYGQAEGGPGAGARRVAETLEDFLGIPIDHFVEVDFDAFRAVVDAVGGVEVCIDKPMRYTARSQNLRIDLEPGCQVLDGEKALQYVRYRQDGDIFRIQRQQRFLRALAEKVLSMRGVLKLPQLASTLGRQVTTDMPTSRMLGLAALLPKFDTAKLEMGILPGEPGYVDGISYWLVDAEDARREALKILAGVDVEGNEAVRVEVLNGNGRRGAAGSMAEVLRQLGFRVVTVGNADRFDVAATTVLVRPGDEDVGRRLRDALAGAGAPVRLETVDDLPEDVDARVLVGRDFTDSLAARGAGG; from the coding sequence ATGCCGCTGATCGATCCCCTGGCGGGGGAGCCGAAGCGTCGGCGCCGCAAGGCCGGCCGCGTCTTGCTGGTGCTGGTGGCGCTCCTGGCCGCGGGCGGGGTGGCGGCCGCCGGTTGGCTGGGTTCGACCCTCTACACGTTCTTTCACAGCGTGCAACAGGTACCCACCGAGTCGGCGTCCCAGCAGCCGCCCGGGTTGATCGTGGATCGACCGCTGAACATCCTGATCCTGGGTGTCGACGCGGGCGCCGGCGCGGGCGAGCCGGCGGCACCGCAGCGGTCCGACACGATCATGTTGGCCCGGGTCGATCCCCACACCGGCCGGGTGGGGCTGCTGTCCATCCCCCGCGACACCCGGGTCCCGATCCCCGGCCGACCCCATCCCGAGAAGATCGCCCACGCCCACGCCTACGGCCAGGCGGAGGGGGGCCCGGGGGCAGGGGCGCGCAGGGTCGCCGAGACCCTGGAGGACTTCCTCGGCATCCCGATCGACCACTTCGTCGAGGTGGACTTCGACGCCTTCCGCGCGGTGGTCGACGCGGTGGGCGGCGTCGAGGTGTGCATCGACAAGCCGATGCGCTACACGGCACGAAGCCAGAACCTGCGCATCGACCTCGAGCCCGGCTGCCAGGTGCTCGACGGCGAGAAGGCGCTGCAGTACGTCCGGTATCGACAGGACGGGGACATCTTCCGGATCCAACGGCAGCAGCGCTTCCTGCGGGCGCTGGCGGAGAAGGTGCTCAGCATGCGCGGGGTGCTGAAGCTGCCCCAGCTGGCCAGCACCCTCGGGCGCCAGGTCACCACGGACATGCCGACCAGCCGGATGCTGGGGCTCGCCGCCCTGCTGCCCAAGTTCGACACGGCCAAGCTGGAGATGGGGATCCTGCCGGGAGAGCCGGGATACGTGGATGGGATCAGCTACTGGCTGGTGGACGCGGAGGATGCCCGCCGCGAGGCGTTGAAGATCCTGGCAGGGGTCGACGTGGAGGGGAACGAGGCGGTCCGCGTCGAGGTCCTCAACGGCAACGGGCGCCGGGGGGCGGCGGGCAGCATGGCCGAGGTGCTGCGCCAGCTGGGCTTCCGGGTGGTGACGGTGGGCAACGCCGACCGGTTCGACGTGGCGGCCACCACCGTCCTGGTGCGGCCGGGGGATGAGGACGTCGGCCGGCGTTTGCGGGATGCCCTGGCGGGCGCGGGCGCGCCGGTACGCCTGGAGACGGTGGACGACCTCCCGGAGGACGTGGACGCGCGGGTCCTGGTGGGGCGAGACTTCACCGACAGCCTCGCCGCCCGCGGGGCCGGCGGCTGA
- the yqeK gene encoding bis(5'-nucleosyl)-tetraphosphatase (symmetrical) YqeK, translated as MTERDRGAAETFGGGIAPADLERARRAAAAALSPRRFEHVVRVVETARGLALRHGVDPLRVELAAWLHDLARERPAEELVAAARRGGWVLDAAERADPLLLHGPVAAWEAARKGLARDPDVLEAVRWHTTARPGLGPVGCIVFLADKLEPARDYPGVDALRRLAAQDVDGAMAAVLDDLIRHCLDRGYWLPAVTVAARNHWRQRRPLSGTSAGAGTGPPMPKS; from the coding sequence ATGACCGAGAGGGACCGGGGCGCCGCGGAGACCTTCGGGGGCGGGATCGCGCCGGCGGACCTGGAGCGGGCCCGCCGCGCCGCCGCGGCCGCCCTCAGTCCGCGGCGCTTCGAGCACGTCGTCCGCGTCGTGGAGACGGCGCGAGGGCTGGCCCTGCGGCACGGCGTCGATCCGCTGCGGGTCGAGCTGGCGGCCTGGTTGCACGACCTGGCGCGGGAGCGGCCCGCCGAGGAGCTCGTGGCCGCGGCCCGCCGGGGGGGCTGGGTCCTGGACGCGGCGGAACGCGCCGACCCGCTGCTGCTGCACGGTCCCGTGGCGGCCTGGGAGGCCGCCCGCAAGGGCCTGGCCCGGGATCCCGACGTGCTGGAGGCCGTGCGCTGGCACACCACGGCGCGTCCGGGCCTCGGTCCGGTGGGCTGCATCGTCTTCCTGGCGGACAAGCTGGAGCCGGCGCGCGACTACCCGGGCGTCGACGCGCTGCGCCGCCTGGCGGCCCAGGACGTGGACGGCGCCATGGCCGCCGTGCTGGACGACCTGATCCGCCATTGCCTGGATCGCGGGTACTGGCTGCCTGCGGTCACGGTGGCGGCGCGCAACCACTGGCGGCAGCGGCGACCGCTGTCCGGGACGTCGGCAGGGGCGGGAACCGGTCCCCCGATGCCGAAGTCCTAG
- a CDS encoding site-2 protease family protein, which translates to MAVFVHPLLLLLVALATVLGLSGQLLLLLAVLATHELAHLVAARLCGLEIARLELLPYGAVADIRGPGRREPLVEAVVALAGPLNNLLLLALSIALQQAGWLAGPWVAPFQAANLAMALFNLLPALPLDGGRILLAFLRRTRGPRPAVAILGRVGRAVALVLAGATGAALYWQVLAPHLLAAAATIWVGTAREEQWVGVTALRALWTKRGRLRRAGLLPVHRMVALEHTSLQQVAEALRPGGYHEIVVLDDRERPLGQLDEVHLLHGILRLGLDAPLRELLERRR; encoded by the coding sequence GTGGCCGTGTTCGTCCATCCCCTGCTGCTGCTCCTGGTGGCCCTGGCGACGGTCCTCGGGCTGTCAGGGCAACTGCTCCTCCTGCTGGCCGTCCTGGCCACCCACGAGCTGGCCCACCTGGTGGCGGCGCGGCTCTGCGGCCTGGAGATCGCGCGCCTCGAGCTGCTCCCCTACGGCGCCGTGGCGGACATCCGCGGACCGGGCCGGCGCGAGCCGCTGGTGGAGGCCGTGGTGGCGCTGGCCGGACCGCTCAACAACCTCCTGCTGCTGGCCCTCAGCATCGCCCTGCAACAGGCGGGCTGGCTCGCCGGCCCGTGGGTCGCTCCCTTCCAGGCGGCGAACCTGGCCATGGCCCTGTTCAACCTGCTGCCCGCCCTGCCCCTGGACGGCGGCCGGATCCTGCTGGCCTTCCTCAGGCGCACTCGCGGCCCGCGTCCCGCCGTGGCGATCCTGGGACGGGTCGGCCGCGCCGTGGCCCTGGTCCTGGCTGGGGCCACCGGCGCGGCGCTCTACTGGCAGGTGCTGGCGCCGCACCTGCTGGCGGCGGCCGCCACCATCTGGGTCGGGACGGCGCGGGAGGAGCAGTGGGTCGGGGTCACCGCCCTGCGGGCCCTGTGGACCAAGCGGGGCCGCCTGCGGCGGGCCGGCCTGTTGCCGGTGCACCGCATGGTCGCCCTGGAGCACACCAGCCTGCAACAGGTGGCGGAGGCCCTGCGCCCGGGCGGCTACCACGAGATCGTCGTCCTGGACGATCGGGAGCGCCCCCTGGGCCAGCTGGACGAGGTGCACCTGCTCCATGGCATCCTGCGGCTCGGGCTCGACGCGCCGCTGCGGGAGCTGTTGGAACGCCGTCGGTGA
- a CDS encoding murein hydrolase activator EnvC encodes MARPDAGRPADGRGGDAARAPGAADPRPGGGTGRADDAAARRWTGPAGSGPAPAGEGTVVLGAAPGGGPAEGGATVAPPPPGGWMPGARGTAGFLVPVLLAAALLAGRWLPGSAGDGWERATQGLVSANWLDRPAVARWLQRVPGGPWLRTALLGPAAGGTPTGAGGEAGSLPALAPLAPAPPGAGANGASGAEAGAPPGGSGAGGAGTPGRGGAASPGAGGQGPAVPGGTPTPGGGGADDDGAATLDGAAGDAGVDAAGDGRAGDGGLAPAAGPVPGGGRAPDAGGDGTSGSEGDAARSSARMADEPRWRWPVEGRVAEPFGWRLDEGDAPRFHEGIDIAARAGTAVRAAADGVVVRVWYDRAGLGWLVEVDHGGGWVTRYAVVDHVVVRDRDQVAAGQVLAAVAAEGEGSGAHLHFEMRHRGQAVDPELHLPPRGGP; translated from the coding sequence ATGGCGCGCCCGGACGCAGGCCGGCCGGCAGACGGGCGGGGCGGTGACGCCGCCCGGGCCCCAGGAGCCGCCGACCCCCGCCCCGGTGGTGGAACCGGCAGGGCGGACGACGCCGCGGCCCGCCGGTGGACCGGCCCCGCCGGCTCGGGACCGGCGCCCGCAGGGGAGGGGACCGTCGTCCTGGGCGCCGCGCCGGGCGGCGGCCCCGCGGAGGGCGGCGCGACGGTGGCGCCCCCACCGCCCGGTGGCTGGATGCCCGGCGCCCGCGGGACGGCGGGCTTCCTGGTCCCCGTCTTGCTGGCAGCGGCGCTGCTGGCCGGGCGGTGGCTCCCCGGCAGCGCGGGCGACGGCTGGGAGCGGGCGACCCAGGGCCTGGTGTCGGCGAACTGGCTGGACCGGCCCGCGGTGGCGCGGTGGCTGCAACGGGTGCCCGGCGGCCCGTGGCTGCGCACGGCCTTGCTCGGCCCGGCGGCCGGCGGCACGCCCACCGGCGCGGGGGGTGAGGCGGGCAGCCTGCCGGCGCTGGCCCCGTTGGCGCCGGCCCCGCCGGGGGCCGGCGCCAACGGGGCCAGCGGTGCCGAGGCGGGCGCCCCGCCCGGGGGTTCCGGCGCCGGCGGCGCCGGAACCCCCGGGCGGGGCGGGGCGGCGTCGCCGGGAGCCGGTGGCCAGGGTCCCGCGGTCCCAGGGGGTACGCCGACCCCAGGCGGTGGAGGTGCGGACGACGACGGCGCGGCGACCCTGGACGGGGCCGCCGGCGATGCGGGGGTCGACGCTGCGGGCGACGGGCGCGCCGGCGACGGCGGCCTGGCGCCTGCCGCCGGCCCGGTGCCCGGCGGCGGGCGCGCCCCGGATGCCGGCGGGGACGGCACGTCGGGCAGCGAGGGGGATGCGGCCCGTTCGTCCGCGAGGATGGCCGACGAGCCGCGATGGCGTTGGCCCGTGGAGGGCCGGGTCGCCGAGCCCTTCGGCTGGCGCCTGGACGAGGGGGATGCGCCGCGCTTCCACGAGGGGATCGACATCGCCGCCCGGGCCGGCACGGCGGTCCGGGCGGCGGCCGACGGCGTCGTGGTGCGGGTGTGGTACGACCGGGCGGGACTGGGCTGGCTGGTGGAGGTCGATCACGGCGGGGGGTGGGTGACGCGGTACGCCGTGGTCGACCACGTGGTGGTGCGCGACCGGGACCAGGTGGCCGCGGGCCAGGTCTTGGCGGCGGTGGCGGCCGAGGGGGAGGGCAGCGGCGCCCACCTTCACTTCGAGATGCGCCACCGCGGCCAGGCGGTGGATCCCGAGCTGCACCTCCCGCCGCGCGGCGGGCCGTGA
- the rpmA gene encoding 50S ribosomal protein L27 — protein MRRIDLQLFAHKKAGGSSRNGRDSNPKYLGIKRYGGQVVRAGTILVRQRGTRFHPGKNVGRGGDDTLFALVDGVVEFGTRGGRRVVHVKPLPEDATAPVAAD, from the coding sequence ATGCGCCGGATCGACCTGCAGCTCTTCGCCCACAAGAAGGCGGGCGGAAGCAGCCGCAACGGCCGCGACAGCAACCCCAAGTACCTGGGCATCAAGCGGTACGGGGGCCAGGTGGTGCGCGCCGGAACCATCCTGGTGCGGCAGCGCGGGACGCGGTTCCACCCCGGCAAGAACGTGGGCCGGGGCGGTGACGACACGCTCTTCGCCCTGGTCGATGGGGTGGTGGAGTTCGGCACCCGCGGCGGCCGCCGGGTGGTTCACGTCAAGCCCCTGCCCGAGGACGCGACCGCACCCGTCGCCGCCGACTGA
- the rsfS gene encoding ribosome silencing factor produces the protein MTSREKAVAIARAAEAKKAADVVILDMQGLTLIADYFVICHGQNPIHVRAIADGVEEEVGEQGWAPSHREGYDSARWVLLDFDDVVLHIFLAAEREYYGLERLWADARRLELESLPES, from the coding sequence TTGACCAGCCGGGAGAAGGCGGTGGCCATCGCGCGCGCGGCCGAGGCCAAGAAGGCGGCGGACGTGGTCATCCTCGACATGCAGGGCCTGACCCTGATCGCCGACTACTTCGTCATCTGCCATGGCCAGAACCCGATCCACGTGCGCGCCATCGCCGACGGCGTGGAGGAGGAGGTCGGGGAGCAAGGATGGGCGCCCTCCCACCGGGAGGGCTACGATTCGGCGCGCTGGGTGTTGCTGGACTTCGACGACGTGGTGCTGCACATCTTCCTGGCGGCGGAGCGCGAGTACTACGGCCTCGAGCGGCTCTGGGCCGACGCGCGCCGGCTGGAGCTGGAGTCGCTGCCGGAGAGCTGA